In a single window of the Caproicibacterium sp. BJN0003 genome:
- a CDS encoding dipicolinate synthase subunit B, whose protein sequence is MKQLTFGFAMCGSFCTFSKAFEQMESLVQDKYQIIPIMSETASSTNTRFGNAEDFKVRAEMLCGHPVIDSIVKAEPIGPRHLVDLMIVAPCTGNTLAKLAHGITDTAVTMAVKSCLRIGLPVLITLATNDALAASAQNIGRLLNTKHIFFTPFRQDAPETKATSVVADFSMILPAALKALEGKQLQPLLLGSNDSF, encoded by the coding sequence ATGAAACAGCTTACCTTTGGATTTGCTATGTGTGGATCATTCTGCACGTTTTCAAAAGCCTTTGAGCAAATGGAATCTTTGGTGCAGGACAAATATCAAATTATTCCGATTATGAGCGAAACAGCGAGCAGCACCAATACCAGATTCGGAAATGCAGAAGATTTTAAAGTTCGGGCGGAGATGCTTTGCGGTCACCCGGTTATTGACAGCATTGTAAAAGCGGAACCAATCGGTCCGCGGCATTTGGTGGATCTGATGATCGTTGCGCCCTGTACTGGAAATACGCTGGCGAAGCTTGCGCATGGAATTACGGATACAGCAGTTACAATGGCGGTAAAGTCCTGTTTGCGTATTGGATTACCGGTGCTGATTACGTTAGCAACAAACGATGCTTTGGCAGCTTCTGCCCAAAATATTGGACGCTTGCTCAATACCAAGCATATTTTCTTTACTCCATTCCGGCAAGATGCACCGGAAACAAAAGCGACCTCTGTGGTAGCAGATTTTTCTATGATTTTGCCGGCAGCATTAAAAGCTTTAGAAGGCAAACAACTGCAGCCGCTTCTTTTAGGCAGTAATGATTCATTTTGA
- a CDS encoding dipicolinate synthase subunit DpsA, producing the protein MPFRHSFGILGGDKRQLFLAELLASDGYEVFVYGFPHINFVHSSIQKVDLKTTMDDCRDLILPLPVSTDGKNLKAIYADEPIPLDDHFAKECGGHRVYVGMKERLLRSSPLWENVDVRDYNAQEEFAVRNAAITAEGAIGIAIGEYPDVLYHSRCLVVGFGRIGKQLSLRLKAMGANVSVCARKEKDYAMIESLGMEPILTAKIGEKVSFDLIFNTVPVVLFNRMVLQQFPNTIILIDLSSSPGGVDLEAAKELEINVVQALSLPAKIAPKAAGKVIQQTIYMMMRE; encoded by the coding sequence GTGCCTTTTCGTCATTCATTTGGAATTTTAGGGGGAGACAAACGTCAATTGTTTTTGGCAGAACTGCTGGCGTCAGATGGCTATGAGGTTTTCGTTTATGGATTTCCCCATATTAATTTTGTTCATTCATCCATTCAAAAAGTGGATTTAAAAACCACAATGGATGATTGCCGGGATCTAATTCTGCCGCTTCCAGTAAGTACTGACGGAAAGAATTTGAAGGCAATTTATGCAGATGAGCCGATTCCTTTAGACGATCATTTTGCAAAGGAATGCGGAGGACATCGAGTATATGTGGGGATGAAAGAGCGATTGCTAAGGAGCAGTCCGCTTTGGGAAAACGTAGATGTGCGGGATTATAATGCGCAGGAGGAATTTGCGGTTCGCAACGCGGCCATTACTGCAGAGGGAGCGATTGGAATTGCAATAGGAGAATATCCAGATGTTCTTTATCACAGCAGATGCCTAGTCGTTGGCTTTGGAAGAATCGGGAAACAGCTTTCTTTAAGGCTAAAAGCGATGGGGGCAAATGTTTCTGTTTGCGCAAGAAAAGAAAAAGATTATGCGATGATTGAATCACTTGGGATGGAGCCGATTCTAACAGCAAAAATCGGGGAAAAAGTTTCTTTTGATTTGATTTTTAATACAGTGCCGGTAGTTTTATTTAACCGTATGGTTCTGCAGCAATTTCCAAATACAATTATTTTAATTGATTTATCATCTTCCCCTGGTGGGGTCGATTTGGAAGCGGCAAAGGAGCTGGAAATCAATGTTGTGCAGGCACTTTCGCTGCCGGCAAAGATAGCTCCAAAAGCAGCAGGAAAAGTGATTCAGCAAACGATTTATATGATGATGAGGGAGTGA